A region from the Caldicellulosiruptor naganoensis genome encodes:
- a CDS encoding ATP-binding cassette domain-containing protein: MIEVKEVEKYFGDRFLFRCKNLKFDNKGLYIIKGSNGCGKTTFLRMLFGKDKDFKGMIKNTFNKKVMLPQQPYFFKGSAAYNLSLSLKEQPLKEAIKVLKAFSIDPNLNIHSLSLGQKQLVAFLRTFYAKSDVLFLDEPDSYLSNVVKDFIFEKIEKDAQNRCIIMVTHDSQEIKNAKIIYFEDNQIIEKGG, from the coding sequence TTGATTGAGGTAAAAGAGGTTGAGAAGTATTTTGGAGACAGGTTTTTGTTTCGATGTAAAAACTTAAAGTTTGATAATAAAGGCTTATACATTATAAAAGGATCAAATGGATGTGGAAAAACAACATTTTTGAGGATGCTTTTTGGCAAAGACAAAGATTTTAAGGGGATGATCAAGAATACATTTAATAAAAAAGTTATGCTTCCGCAGCAGCCATATTTTTTCAAAGGAAGTGCAGCGTACAACCTTTCTTTGAGTTTAAAAGAACAGCCATTAAAAGAAGCTATAAAAGTACTAAAAGCATTTTCAATAGACCCTAATTTGAACATACACTCTCTTTCACTTGGGCAAAAACAGCTTGTTGCCTTTTTGAGAACATTTTATGCAAAGTCTGATGTTCTTTTTTTAGATGAACCAGATTCTTATCTTAGTAACGTTGTAAAAGATTTTATTTTTGAAAAGATAGAAAAAGATGCACAAAATAGGTGTATAATTATGGTGACACATGACTCACAAGAAATAAAAAACGCAAAGATCATTTATTTTGAGGACAATCAAATAATAGAAAAAGGTGGTTGA
- a CDS encoding ABC transporter permease, translated as MLANVVVSTLIVCIPSTIVSIIIGVPIGYVLKIKRFKGRKFVLRLVYTLSGLPPVLAGLLVYIILSRRGPLGFLDILFTKWAMVIAQVILIVPIVVLYTLSGLKNVQLVLDNLDYLNVEGKKRYFALIKEYSKELVYATILGLSRSISEVGAVLIVGGNIEGETRILTTAIIYEITKGEFSRALLLGMVLLIISFSFNTILQILQGDIVD; from the coding sequence ATGCTTGCAAATGTTGTTGTCTCAACCCTGATTGTCTGTATTCCATCAACAATTGTTTCGATTATAATAGGCGTTCCAATAGGATACGTCTTGAAGATAAAAAGGTTTAAAGGCCGAAAGTTTGTGTTGAGGTTGGTATATACTCTCTCTGGTCTTCCACCAGTTTTAGCGGGACTTTTGGTATATATTATTCTCTCAAGAAGAGGCCCATTAGGTTTTTTAGATATACTTTTTACCAAATGGGCAATGGTTATTGCCCAGGTAATTTTAATTGTACCAATAGTTGTACTATACACATTGTCAGGTCTCAAAAATGTTCAATTGGTTTTGGACAACTTAGATTACTTAAATGTGGAAGGTAAAAAAAGATATTTTGCACTTATAAAAGAGTATTCAAAAGAGCTGGTTTATGCAACCATTCTTGGGCTTTCGCGTTCAATTTCCGAGGTAGGAGCTGTTTTGATTGTCGGTGGGAATATAGAAGGAGAAACTCGTATTCTGACAACAGCTATTATCTATGAAATTACAAAAGGAGAATTTTCAAGGGCGCTTTTGCTGGGTATGGTTTTACTCATTATATCATTTTCGTTTAATACCATTTTACAGATATTGCAGGGTGATATAGTTGATTGA